One Cellulomonas taurus genomic region harbors:
- the zapE gene encoding cell division protein ZapE — protein sequence MTSTTPTTASLTDRNPQVAPERLLAERVPPPHFAGESFDTYRPDPGHPSQAAALARLREVAETLAAKRGGLFRRKPVVPAVYLDGGFGVGKTHLLTSLASAVDGAAYGTFVEWTNLVGALGFRPTVDALADRRLVCIDEFELDDPGDTVLMSRLLRELTDRGVALAATSNTLPESLGEGRFAADDFLREIQDLSGRFEVLRIDGPDYRARATVTDTVPLTDDQVRAAVSGVSGSTCDDWATLLRHLSRVHPSRYGALVEGISLVGLTAAGPVPDQDVALRLVVLVDRLYDRDVPVLLGSAGAGELFSAEMLAGGYRKKYFRALSRLGALVDRGRTEFVQP from the coding sequence GTGACCAGCACCACGCCGACGACGGCCTCGCTGACCGACCGGAACCCCCAGGTGGCACCGGAGCGGCTGCTGGCCGAGCGGGTCCCGCCGCCGCACTTCGCCGGGGAGTCCTTCGACACCTACCGGCCCGACCCCGGCCACCCGTCGCAGGCCGCCGCGCTGGCCCGCCTGCGCGAGGTCGCCGAGACGCTGGCCGCCAAGCGCGGCGGCCTGTTCCGCCGCAAGCCGGTGGTGCCCGCCGTGTACCTCGACGGCGGCTTCGGCGTCGGCAAGACCCACCTGCTGACCTCCCTGGCGTCGGCGGTGGACGGTGCCGCCTACGGCACGTTCGTGGAGTGGACGAACCTGGTCGGCGCGCTCGGCTTCCGGCCCACGGTCGACGCCCTGGCCGACCGGCGGCTGGTCTGCATCGACGAGTTCGAGCTGGACGACCCGGGCGACACCGTGCTGATGTCGCGGCTGCTGCGCGAGCTGACCGACCGGGGAGTGGCGCTGGCCGCCACCTCCAACACCCTGCCGGAGTCGCTGGGCGAGGGCCGGTTCGCCGCCGACGACTTCCTGCGCGAGATCCAGGACCTGTCCGGGCGGTTCGAGGTGCTGCGGATCGACGGACCCGACTACCGCGCCCGGGCCACCGTCACCGACACCGTGCCGCTCACCGACGACCAGGTGCGCGCGGCGGTGTCCGGGGTCTCCGGCTCCACCTGTGACGACTGGGCGACCCTGCTGCGGCACCTGTCCCGGGTGCACCCGTCCCGGTACGGCGCGCTGGTCGAGGGGATCAGCCTCGTCGGCCTCACCGCAGCGGGTCCGGTGCCGGACCAGGACGTGGCGCTGCGGCTGGTGGTGCTGGTCGACCGGCTGTACGACCGGGACGTGCCGGTGCTGCTCGGCTCGGCGGGTGCGGGCGAGCTGTTCAGCGCGGAGATGCTGGCCGGTGGCTACCGGAAGAAGTACTTCCGCGCGCTGTCCCGCCTGGGCGCCCTCGTCGACCGCGGGCGCACGGAGTTCGTCCAGCCCTGA
- a CDS encoding dihydrofolate reductase family protein has translation MPPELPTLDILLPTERAGERLDPAPGEPVLHAFYAHPAPRPGRRTAVRANMIATLDGSAQGADGRSRSINGPADWRAFRVQRAVADVVLVGGGTARDEGYGPLRVPADLRAARAQRGQDERLPLALVTRTGVLPEKLRDVPAADRPFVVTVATNPRLDELDPDRVIIAGDTTVDLAAALDALADRGLTRVLAEGGPRLLGDLTAAGLVDELCLSTSPLLTGGPGVRPVHTQEWLSPAVTAAPAHLFHCEGMLLGRWLLRSAG, from the coding sequence ATGCCCCCGGAGCTGCCGACCCTGGACATCCTGCTGCCCACCGAGCGCGCCGGAGAGCGCCTGGACCCCGCCCCCGGGGAACCGGTGCTGCACGCGTTCTACGCCCACCCGGCCCCCCGGCCGGGCCGACGGACCGCCGTGCGGGCGAACATGATCGCCACCCTGGACGGGTCGGCGCAGGGAGCCGACGGGCGGTCCCGCAGCATCAACGGGCCCGCGGACTGGCGGGCGTTCCGGGTGCAGCGCGCGGTGGCCGACGTGGTGCTGGTCGGTGGCGGGACCGCCCGGGACGAGGGCTACGGCCCGCTGCGGGTGCCGGCCGACCTGCGCGCCGCGCGGGCCCAGCGCGGTCAGGACGAGCGGCTGCCGCTGGCCCTGGTGACCCGGACCGGTGTGCTGCCGGAGAAGCTGCGGGACGTCCCGGCGGCGGACCGGCCGTTCGTGGTGACGGTGGCGACCAATCCGCGGTTGGACGAGCTGGACCCCGACCGGGTGATCATCGCCGGTGACACCACGGTGGATCTGGCGGCGGCGCTGGACGCACTGGCCGACCGGGGTCTGACCCGGGTGCTGGCCGAGGGCGGTCCGCGCCTGCTCGGCGATCTGACGGCGGCCGGCCTGGTCGACGAACTGTGCCTGAGCACCAGCCCGCTGCTGACCGGTGGCCCCGGGGTCCGGCCGGTGCACACCCAGGAATGGCTGTCCCCCGCGGTCACCGCCGCCCCGGCGCACCTCTTCCACTGCGAGGGGATGCTGCTCGGCAGGTGGCTGCTGCGGTCGGCGGGCTAG
- the gndA gene encoding NADP-dependent phosphogluconate dehydrogenase produces the protein MSAAQIGVTGLAVMGRNLARNLARHGYTVAVHNRTNAKTASLIADHGDEGTFVPSESVEEFVASLERPRKIIVMVKAGAPTDAVIDELVPLLDSGDIVIDAGNAHFPDTIRREAALKAKGLHFVGSGVSGGEEGALNGPSIMPGGSRESYQVLGPILEDISAKVDGVPCCTYVGPDGAGHFVKMVHNGIEYADMQLIAEAYDLLKQGLGASAAEIAEIFKSWNEGDLESFLIEITADVLAHVDAETGQAFVDIVLDRAEQKGTGRWTVQNGLDLGVPITGIAEATFARALSGSVPQRAAAVTTLPALAEDFRITDRDAFIEDVRLALYASKVVAYSQGFDQIAAASAENGWDIDRGAMARIWRGGCIIRARFLNRITEAYERAADLPLLLSDEYFTGAVANGVPAWRRVVSQAALAGVPTPAFSSSLAYYDGVRAERLPAALIQAQRDFFGAHTYHRTDKDGVFHTEWSGDRSEQSA, from the coding sequence ATGTCCGCTGCACAGATCGGCGTCACCGGCCTGGCCGTGATGGGCCGCAACCTGGCGCGCAACCTCGCCCGGCACGGCTACACCGTCGCGGTGCACAACCGCACGAACGCCAAGACCGCCTCGCTGATCGCGGACCACGGCGACGAGGGCACCTTCGTGCCGTCCGAGTCGGTGGAGGAGTTCGTCGCCAGCCTGGAGCGGCCGCGCAAGATCATCGTGATGGTCAAGGCGGGTGCGCCGACGGACGCGGTGATCGACGAGCTGGTCCCGCTGCTGGACTCCGGTGACATCGTGATCGACGCCGGGAACGCGCACTTCCCGGACACCATCCGGCGCGAGGCGGCGCTGAAGGCCAAGGGCCTGCACTTCGTCGGCTCCGGGGTGTCCGGCGGCGAGGAGGGCGCGCTGAACGGGCCGTCGATCATGCCGGGTGGCTCGCGCGAGTCCTACCAGGTGCTGGGCCCGATCCTGGAGGACATCTCCGCCAAGGTCGACGGCGTGCCCTGCTGCACCTACGTCGGGCCGGACGGCGCGGGGCACTTCGTCAAGATGGTGCACAACGGCATCGAGTACGCCGACATGCAGCTGATCGCCGAGGCCTACGACCTGCTCAAGCAGGGACTCGGTGCCTCCGCCGCCGAGATCGCCGAGATCTTCAAGTCCTGGAACGAGGGTGACCTGGAGTCGTTCCTGATCGAGATCACCGCCGACGTGCTGGCCCACGTCGACGCCGAGACCGGTCAGGCGTTCGTGGACATCGTGCTGGACCGGGCCGAGCAGAAGGGCACCGGCCGCTGGACCGTGCAGAACGGTCTGGACCTGGGGGTGCCGATCACCGGCATCGCCGAGGCCACCTTCGCCCGGGCGCTGTCCGGCTCGGTGCCGCAGCGCGCCGCCGCCGTGACCACGCTCCCGGCGCTGGCCGAGGACTTCCGGATCACCGACCGGGACGCCTTCATCGAGGACGTGCGCCTGGCGCTGTACGCCTCCAAGGTGGTCGCGTACTCGCAGGGCTTCGACCAGATCGCCGCCGCCTCCGCGGAGAACGGCTGGGACATCGACCGGGGCGCGATGGCCCGGATCTGGCGCGGCGGCTGCATCATCCGCGCCCGGTTCCTGAACCGGATCACCGAGGCCTACGAGCGCGCCGCCGACCTGCCGCTGCTGCTGTCCGACGAGTACTTCACCGGTGCCGTCGCCAACGGTGTCCCGGCCTGGCGTCGGGTGGTGTCGCAGGCGGCGCTGGCCGGTGTGCCCACCCCGGCGTTCAGCTCCTCGCTGGCCTATTACGACGGCGTGCGCGCCGAGCGGCTGCCCGCGGCGCTGATCCAGGCGCAGCGCGACTTCTTCGGGGCGCACACCTACCACCGCACCGACAAGGACGGCGTCTTCCACACCGAGTGGTCCGGCGACCGGAGCGAGCAGTCCGCGTGA